The stretch of DNA CGCTAATCTGCAAACTATCAGGGAAGGATGGCAAGCAAATAAAAACAAATTGTTATATGAAATACAGATTTTAAGCACCGTGGGGTTTGCTGGATCCCGTCGTTTGCTCGCGAACGATCGCGCTGCAGGCTGTTCTGCGCCGATCCACTCCTCCAGCCTGCTGGAAGGAGAAGAACGAGCTCCTGTGGACCTGGATGGATGGCATCACGACCATTGAATTCTCCTTCTATCTTACCTCTTTTCAGGAGAGCGACTATGCTGTATTCAATATTAGAGAAGAGATTCCTGAGGACGGAGATTTCTACTTTTCTATTGATTACACTGCTTGCAGGTGTGCCCGGCTGCCAAAAGGTCAACACTCCCGATGAAGAGGTCAACGAGAATGTACTCTGGACTTTTAAGGCTGCTTCCGAGGCTTACTACGGCTCACCGGCGCTAAGCGAGGACGAGAATACGGTTTATTACGGGACATCATCCGGGATTCTCGCAACCCCGGCTAAAGACAACACCCTTTATGCCCTTAGCACTTCCAATGGAAAAACAAGCTGGAAATATCAGCTTGGATCAAAAGAAGTCCGCTCGACGCCTGCCGTTGGCCCCAACGGGGACATCTCAGTGGTAGCATCCGAGCGATCCCCCAGCGGGATGGACGCGCAGCGGGATATCCTTTATCACTTCTCCCCAGACGGTCGGATGTTGTGGAGCTTTAACATCAATCCCTCTTTCCGGGCTGCCGTCGATGTCGGTCAATCCGCCCCTGCGGTGGCCCGGGATGGCAAGATCTATGTCGCGGCCGGCGGACTCTTCGCCATCAATCCGGACGGCACACTCAAATGGGTGCGTTATTATCCTGCTGCGGAAGATCTCCGCAACGCACCAGTGATCGGCAGGGAGGGGACAGTATTTTTTGTCTACCATAATATTCCACTTACTGCACTTGATCCATCCGATGGGCATACAATTTGGTCCTGTGAACTCGGTGTGAATGACCACGTCTTCGCCTCGCCGGCAATCGCTGCGGATGGCGCTTTGGTGGTCGCCACCAACCCTGGCATAATCTATAAAGTCTCTGCATCGGGGGAACTTTTGTGGTCCTTCTCAACCACTTCGATTGGATATAATTGTACATTGCGTTCTTCACCAGCGATCGATGAAAGAGGCACGATCTATCTTGGAACCAATTCAGGAATTCCTGCCTCGATCTTTCTCGCCCTCAATTCTGATGGAACGGTCAAGTGGACCTTCACACCTGAGAATCTTCCAAAGGATGTCCCCTCCACGCATTTTGATATTTATTCCTCTCCAGCCATTGGTGCAGATGGGACTATTTATTTTGGGCAGGAATTTGGCCGAGTATATGCCCTCGATTCCATGACTGGAGCGGTGCGATCGATAGTCAATGTGGAGACTGGAGTTATCTGGAGCTCACCGGCGCTGAGCAGGATCGGCACACTTTTCATAAATGATATTTCTGGACGTTTGTATGCCATTAAAACCGGCAGCCGTGGTCTTGATTTGCTTGCGCCATGGCCCAAATTCAGACATAATAATCAGAATAGCGGGGAGCAAAATTCTGATTAATCTGCGATCACATTCTGGTAGTCTTGCTGTGACAAGTTTTTGTGTAAATGAACAGGATCGGGTTTTAGGTCGCACAGATTTGCACAAAATTCTGGGCATTTCCGGTCTATGAAAAAGCCCTCGATCACCGAGTGACAGAGGGCTTTTTCATTAACGATAGACTGCACAAGCTTATGCACCGAACTTGATCCGGGCAAACTGGCAGATGAAGGCTGCTGTCTCCTCGATGCCAAGGATGGAGGAGTTGATGCAGAGATGGTAGGACTCCGCCGCGCCCCAGGTTTTCTCGGTGAAATAGTTATAATAGGCTGCCCGCTGCTTGTCGGTTTTGATGATGATCTCCCGCGCCTTTTTCTTTGAGACCTGCTGAATTCCGGCGATGCGTTCGATGCGTTCTTCCATCCCGGCGCAGATGTAAATATTGAGGGCTCGCGGATGGTCCTTGAGGACATAATCGGCGCAGCGGCCGATGAAGACCGCTGACTCCCTGGCGGCCAGATCGCGGATCACACCGCTCTGGATGTTGAAGAGGGTCTCGTTACTCAGGTAATTCCCCGTATAGCCTTCGGCGCGAAAGCTACCATAGAGGTCCATCACGCCGGTAAATAGGCTGCGGCCCCTTTGCTCTTCCGCCTTTTCAAAAAATCTTTTGCCCAGGCCGCTCTCCTTCGCTGCGAGCTCGATCAGCTCGCGGTCATAAAAGGCGATCCCGAGCCGGCTCGCAACCTGTTCGCCGATCAGGCGGCCGCCGCTGCCAAGCTGCCGGCCTAGGGTGATGACATAATTCCCGTTCATGCAACGTCCTTTCACTGGCCAGGTTGTGAAGCCGTATTGAATTTCCTGTATTGCTTGACCAGCAGCCATGCGGCGAGGATGCTCGAGAGCAGATCCGCAGTGGGCATGCTGTACCACACCCCCTTGACACCGAAAAAGTGCGGCAGGATGAGCAGACATGGCAGGAGATAGAGCACCTGCCGAGTCAGCGACATCATGATGGCCTTTCCGGCCATGCCGATGCTCTGGAAAAAGTTGGCGGTGACCATCTGAAACCCGGCGATTGGGAAGAAAATGAACAGGATGCGCATCCCGGGGACCACCAGGTTGACGAGGGCTTCATCGGTGGTAAAGGCAGCCGCGACAGCGTGCGGGAAAAGCTCGCCAATGAGAAATCCGGTCGTCATCACCGCGGTGGCCAACAGGATCGCATGGCGCAGCACCTGGTTCACCCGGCTGAATTGTCCGGCGCCAAAATTATAGCCTGCGATGGGCTGCATCCCCTGGTTGATGCCGAGAACCACCATGGCGAAGAGAAAAGCCACCCGGTTGACGATACCGTAGGCCCCGACATGGAGATCGCCACCATGGCTGATGAGTCCGCGGTTGATCACAATGACAATCACCGAACCGGCCGCGTTCATCAGAAAGGGGGAGAGCCCGATCGCCAGAGAATCCTTGACGATCCGGTATTTCAGACGGAAGGTACCCCAGCGGAGGTGGATGGAATTGCTATGGTCGCTGAAAATCTGGATCTGCCACACCAGCATCATTGCCTGCGCGGTGACGGTGGCGAAGCCGGCGCCGCGAATGCCCCAGTGGAAATGAAAGATGAAGATCCAGGCCAGGATCGCATTGATGATAACCGAGAAAAGGATGGTCCGCATCGCTTTTTTGGGCTGGCCGGTCGCGCGCAGCAGGGCGTTGAGTCCCATGTACATGTGGGTGACCACGTTGCCGGCGGAGATGATCTGCATATACTCCCGCGCATAGGGGAGAGTCTCGCTGCTGGCGCCGAAAAAGCGCAGGATCGGATCGAGAAAGAGAAGGACGAAGAGGGTGTAGGTCCCGCCCAGGATCAGGTTGAGGACGAAGACGTTGCCGAGGATGGCGTTGGCGCTGGCATAATCCTTCTGCCCCAGCCGCAGCGACATCAACGCGGAGGCGCCAACTCCAACCAGCGATCCAAATGCCGCGGAGAGATTCATCAGTGGGAAGGTGATGGCCAACCCCGAGATGGCCAGCGCCCCGACGCCGTGTCCGATAAAGATGCTGTCGGTGATGTTGTACAACGAGGCCGCCGTCATCGCGATCACAGAGGGGATGGCATACTGCACCAGCAAATGCCAGACGTTCTGCGTGCCCAGAGCGGCGGTTTGACGATCATCATTCATGAATGGGCTGCCTTCCTCCTGGAATGGTTGCGTTTCACAGTCAAGTCTTACGCAGAATGATCCGCTCTGCCGCTAGCTCTCGAGCTGCAGGAGCGCCGGGGGACAACAGTTACCCGCTGAATTCGTTTCCTACCTTGCGCGCCCGTACCGGCTTGTCAAGATCGATCCCCAGGGTGAGGCCGGTCTCCACTAGCAAATTCCAACC from bacterium encodes:
- a CDS encoding cytidylate kinase-like family protein encodes the protein MNGNYVITLGRQLGSGGRLIGEQVASRLGIAFYDRELIELAAKESGLGKRFFEKAEEQRGRSLFTGVMDLYGSFRAEGYTGNYLSNETLFNIQSGVIRDLAARESAVFIGRCADYVLKDHPRALNIYICAGMEERIERIAGIQQVSKKKAREIIIKTDKQRAAYYNYFTEKTWGAAESYHLCINSSILGIEETAAFICQFARIKFGA
- a CDS encoding MATE family efflux transporter, with translation MNDDRQTAALGTQNVWHLLVQYAIPSVIAMTAASLYNITDSIFIGHGVGALAISGLAITFPLMNLSAAFGSLVGVGASALMSLRLGQKDYASANAILGNVFVLNLILGGTYTLFVLLFLDPILRFFGASSETLPYAREYMQIISAGNVVTHMYMGLNALLRATGQPKKAMRTILFSVIINAILAWIFIFHFHWGIRGAGFATVTAQAMMLVWQIQIFSDHSNSIHLRWGTFRLKYRIVKDSLAIGLSPFLMNAAGSVIVIVINRGLISHGGDLHVGAYGIVNRVAFLFAMVVLGINQGMQPIAGYNFGAGQFSRVNQVLRHAILLATAVMTTGFLIGELFPHAVAAAFTTDEALVNLVVPGMRILFIFFPIAGFQMVTANFFQSIGMAGKAIMMSLTRQVLYLLPCLLILPHFFGVKGVWYSMPTADLLSSILAAWLLVKQYRKFNTASQPGQ
- a CDS encoding PQQ-binding-like beta-propeller repeat protein — protein: MLYSILEKRFLRTEISTFLLITLLAGVPGCQKVNTPDEEVNENVLWTFKAASEAYYGSPALSEDENTVYYGTSSGILATPAKDNTLYALSTSNGKTSWKYQLGSKEVRSTPAVGPNGDISVVASERSPSGMDAQRDILYHFSPDGRMLWSFNINPSFRAAVDVGQSAPAVARDGKIYVAAGGLFAINPDGTLKWVRYYPAAEDLRNAPVIGREGTVFFVYHNIPLTALDPSDGHTIWSCELGVNDHVFASPAIAADGALVVATNPGIIYKVSASGELLWSFSTTSIGYNCTLRSSPAIDERGTIYLGTNSGIPASIFLALNSDGTVKWTFTPENLPKDVPSTHFDIYSSPAIGADGTIYFGQEFGRVYALDSMTGAVRSIVNVETGVIWSSPALSRIGTLFINDISGRLYAIKTGSRGLDLLAPWPKFRHNNQNSGEQNSD